A section of the Pseudorasbora parva isolate DD20220531a chromosome 2, ASM2467924v1, whole genome shotgun sequence genome encodes:
- the xab2 gene encoding pre-mRNA-splicing factor SYF1 yields MKMPTLSGKPDVLFEDDDLPYEEEIIRNPYSVKCWIRYIEHKQNAQKSVLNMIYERALKELPGSYKLWYNYLRERRKQVKGKCVTDPAYEEVNNCHERALVFMHKMPRIWIDYCQFMVSQCKITRSRRTFDRALRALPVTQHPRIWPLYLRFGRNLPLPETAIRVFRRYLKLSPENAEEYIDYLRSVGRLDEAALRLAAVVNDENFVSKEGKSNYQLWHELCDLISQNPDKVTSLNVGAIIRGGLTRFTDQLGRLWCSLADYYIRSGHFEKARDVYEEAILTVVTVRDFTQVFDSYAQFEESMIAAKMETTSELGQDEDEDVDLELRLARFELLITRRPLLLNSVLLRQNPHNVHEWHKRVKLYEGQPRQIINTYTEAVQTVDPIKATGKPHNLWVSFARFYEENEQLDDARTIFEKATKVNYKQVDDLAAVWCEYGEMELRHENYDQALRILRKATAIPSRKAEYFDASEPVQNRVYKSLKVWSMLADLEESLGTFQSTKAVYDRIIDLRIATPQIIINYAMFLEEHNYFEDSFKAYERGIALFKWPNVHDIWNTYLTKFIDRYGGKKLERARDLFEQALDRCPAKYAKTIYLLYAKLEEEYGLARHAMAVYERATAAVEPEERHQMFNIYIKRAAEIYGVTHTRAIYQKAIEVLPDEHARDMCLRFADMESKLGEIDRARAIYSYCSQICDPRLTAHFWQTWKEFEIRHGNEDTIREMLRIKRSVQATYNTQVNFMSSQMLKATTNATGTVSDLAPGQSGVDDMRLLEQKAQLLAVEAEQDKPKPKDKILFVRSDTSRSELAELAKQANPDEIDIDDEDEDAEDGEPDEVQLEQKSVPTAVFGGLKDD; encoded by the exons ATGAAAATGCCGACGCTTAGCGGAAAGCCAGACGTTTTATTC GAAGATGATGATTTGCCTTATGAAGAAGAAATCATCAGGAATCCATATTCAGTCAAGTGCTGGATTCGTTACATTGAGCACAAGCAAAATGCTCAGAAATCAGTGCTCAATATGATCTATGAAAGAGCTTTAAAAGAGCTGCCTGGAAG TTACAAGTTGTGGTACAACTACCTGAGAGAGAGGAGGAAACAGGTGAAAGGCAAGTGTGTCACAGATCCAGCATATGAGGAGGTGAACAACTGTCATGAGAGAGCACTTGTGTTTATGCACAAG ATGCCGAGGATATGGATCGACTACTGTCAGTTCATGGTCTCGCAATGCAAAATTACACGGAGCAGACGGACATTTGATAGGGCGTTGCGAGCGCTGCCTGTTACCCAGCATCCTCGCATCTGGCCCTTGTATCTTCGCTTTGGCAGAAACTTGCCTCTCCCAGAAACAGCTATTCGTGTTTTCCGTCGTTACCTGAAG TTGTCTCCTGAGAATGCAGAGGAATACATTGATTACCTGCGTTCAGTTGGGCGTCTGGATGAAGCTGCACTCCGATTAGCAGCTGTGGTCAATGATGAAAACTTTGTTTCTAAAGAGGGAAAGTCCAATTATCAG CTTTGGCACGAGCTCTGTGACCTCATCTCACAAAACCCAGATAAGGTGACCTCACTAAACGTGGGAGCGATTATCCGAGGAGGTCTCACGCGCTTTACTGACCAGCTTGGCAGACTCTGGTGTTCTTTAGCTGACTACTACATTCGCAGTGGACACTTTGAGAAG gctCGAGATGTATACGAGGAAGCCATACTAACCGTAGTCACTGTGCGAGACTTCACCCAGGTTTTCGACAGCTATGCACAGTTTGAAGAGAGTATGATCGCGGCTAAGATGGAGACCACGTCTGAACTGGGACAAGACGAAGATG AAGACGTTGACTTGGAGTTGCGATTGGCTCGTTTTGAGTTGCTGATAACCCGACGGCCACTCTTATTAAACAGTGTGCTGCTTCGTCAGAACCCTCACAACGTTCACGAATGGCACAAAAGAGTCAAACTCTACGAGGGCCAACCTCGACAG ATCATCAACACATACACAGAGGCTGTGCAAACAGTAGACCCTATAAAAGCCACAGGAAAGCCTCACAATCTCTGGGTGTCTTTTGCCAGATTCTATGAGGAAAACGAACAGCTAGATGAT GCTCGGACTATCTTTGAGAAGGCCACAAAGGTGAACTACAAACAGGTGGATGATCTTGCTGCGGTGTGGTGTGAGTATGGAGAGATGGAGCTGAGACATGAGAACTATGACCAGGCTTTGCGTATATTAAGG AAAGCAACAGCGATTCCCTCAAGAAAAGCAGAGTATTTTGATGCATCAGAACCGGTGCAGAATCGAGTATATAAATCCCTGAAAGTCTGGTCGATGCTTGCAGACTTGGAGGAGAGTCTTGGCACATTCCAG TCCACAAAGGCAGTGTATGATCGCATTATTGACCTCCGCATCGCCACACCTCAGATCATCATTAACTATGCCATGTTTCTTGAAGAACACAACTACTTTGAAGATAGCTTCAAG GCATATGAACGTGGCATTGCCCTCTTTAAGTGGCCTAATGTCCATGACATCTGGAACACGTACCTCACTAAGTTCATCGACCGTTATGGAGGCAAGAAGCTGGAGCGAGCACGAGATCTGTTTGAGCAGGCGCTGGATAGGTGTCCAGCTAAATATGCCAAAA CGATCTACCTGCTTTACGCTAAGCTGGAAGAGGAGTACGGTCTGGCGCGACATGCCATGGCTGTGTATGAGAGAGCCACTGCGGCTGTAGAGCCAGAGGAGCGCCATCAAATGTTTAACATCTACATTAAACGGGCAGCAGAGATTTATGGAGTCACTCACACAAGAGCCATCTATCAGAAAGCCATTGAG GTCCTACCAGATGAACACGCCAGAGACATGTGCTTGCGCTTTGCTGACATGGAGAGCAAACTTGGAGAAATTGACAGAGCGAGAGCCATCTACTCTTACTGCTCTCAGATCTGTGATCCCAGG TTGACCGCTCATTTCTGGCAAACCTGGAAAGAGTTTGAGATTCGCCATGGTAATGAGGACACCATTCGTGAGATGCTGCGGATTAAACGCAGTGTGCAGGCCACATACAACACACAAGTCAACTTCATGTCCTCTCAGATGCTCAAGGCAACCACCAATGCTACTGGAACGG tgTCAGATCTTGCTCCGGGGCAGAGCGGAGTGGATGACATGAGGCTGCTGGAGCAGAAGGCGCAGCTACTGGCTGTAGAGGCTGAACAGGACAAACCCAAACCTAAAGACAAGATCCTTTTCGTCAG AAGTGACACCTCTCGCAGTGAACTCGCTGAACTGGCCAAACAAGCTAATCCAGATGAGATTGACAttgatgatgaagatgaggatGCAGAGGATGGGGAACCAGATG AAGTCCAGTTGGAGCAGAAGTCTGTCCCTACTGCTGTCTTCGGAGGACTAAAGGACGATTGA